CAGGCGTGCGATACGACCGTTGCCGTCGTCCGACTCTGTCGAGTCCATACGCAAGTAACGTACTCCGCCCCCTTGTACTCGCCGCCTGTCATCCGTGGCGAACGGACGACGGCGTACCGGCGCGGAGCCACTGGATGTCGCGGTCGCGCGGGCGCGAACTGCGCTCGGAGGACGACGTCGGCGATCGTCGCTTCGACGACGAAGGGACAGACGGTCGCGTATCTGACGAACACTCCGCGCGGTGGAGGGCCGAACACACGCCACGGAGTTCCTGTGAGAGACTTACCAGCTTCGGATGGGTCGTCGTCGCCGACTGGGTCCCGTGGATCGCGTCGACGAGTGTCGACGTAAGCCGGCCTTACCCGACACGGCGGGTACACGGAGTTCGATCGGCAGCGCGCGCCGGAGTCCCACCGGCCACCGGTAAGCCGCCGGTACCGAACGCGTCCCGCTGGGGCAGCGAAACGGTCCCAACCGCCGGAAGTAAGCGGTCAATTGCTATCGGTGTCGCCCGCCAAGCCCGGGCGACAATGGCCACACAGCCGAACGTCGTCGTCGTCGTCGCCGACACGACACGGATCGACGACGCGTACGATTCGCAGGTCGCGCCGACCCTCGCAGAGCTCGCAACGTCGGGGACCCGAGCCACGCGGGCCGTTTCGGCGGCCCCGTGGACGCTCCCCTCGCACGCCTCGCTGTTGACCGGCGCGCCGCCCTCCGAACACGGGGCCCACGCCGACCACGAGCGCCTGGACGACCGGCTGCCCGTCCTGCCCGAACCGTTCCGCGCCGCCGGCTACGAGACCGTCTGCGTCTCGAACAACACCTGGCTCAGCGCCGAGTCGGGCTTCGACCGCGGGTTCGAGGAGTTCCGCCAGATGTGGCAGCTCGTCCAGTCCGACAACGCGCTCTCCGAGCTCGTCGACGAGACCGCGGAGAGTCGCGCCCGCCTCGTCGCCCGGAAGCTCTTCGACGGGAACCCACTCGTCAACGCCGCCAACACGCTGTACCGGCGGTTCGTCCGCGAGCGGTCCGACGACGGCGCCGAGCGGTCGACCTCGTGGATCGCGGACTGGCTCGCCGACCGCTCGCGCGAGGACCCCTTCTTCCTGCTCGTCAACTACCTCGAACCCCACCTGGAGTACCGGCCGCCCCGGGAGACGACGGAACGGCACCTCCCCGAGGGCGCCACCTACGAGGAGGCGATGGCCGTGCCCCAGGAGCCCTGGCAGTTCATGGCCGGCGATCTCGACCTCTCCGAGCGCGATCTGGCCCTCCTGCGGGCGCTGTACCGCGGCGAGATCACCTACTTCGACGAGCAACTGGCCGCGCTCCGGGCCGCCCTGCAGGCCGCCGGCGAGTGGGAGGACACCCTCGTGGTCGTCACCGCCGACCACGGCGAGAACGTCGGCGACCACGGCATGATGGACCACCAGTACTGTCTCTACGACACGCTCGTGCGCGTGCCGCTCGTGCTCCACGGCGGCGCGTTCACCGGCGGGTCGGACCTCGACGACCTCGTGAGCCTGCTGGACCTGGCGCCGACGCTGCTCGACGCCGCCGGCATCGAGGCTCCCGCGGCTCGCGAGCGATTCCACGGCACGTCTTTCCACCCCGACGCCGGGAGCCCGGCCCGCGAGTTCGTCGTCAGCGAGTACGCGGCGCCCCAGCCGTCGATGGCCGCCCTGGAGCGCAATCTGAGCCGGGTACCTGAACATCTCCGGACGTACGACCGGTCGCTGCGCGCGATCCGGACCGACGACCACAAGCTCGTCCGCGGGTCCGACGGCTCAGAGCGACTGTACGACCTCGCCACCGACCCGGGTGAGACGACCGACGTGTCCGAGCGCCGTCCCGACCGGGTCGCCGAGCTGGCCGACGCGCTCGACGAGTGGCTCGACTCCGTCGACGCCGCCGGCGAGCGCGAATCCGTCTCGATCGGCGCCGAGCGCAAGGCGCGACTCGAACAGCTGGGGTATCTGCAGTGACCTCGCAGTGGTCGCCGGTTCGCCGTCCCGACGAGAGGGTGCCGGCTGCCGCTCGTCCGTCAACTTATTCAATCAGTGCGCTGAACAGTCCGAGTCACATGACGGTCCTCTCGACAGAAGACGAAGGAAAGTTCCTCATGGACGTGGAAGGCGAACAGATCGGCATCGTGACCCAAGTCGACCCCGACGAACAGGTCGCCTACGTCGAGCCCGACCCGGACATCGCCGAGTCGTGGATCCAGGGACTCGGTTTCGGGGACGCCGACGGCGACGACATCGAGGTGCCAGCCGATAGCGTCGCGACCGTCACCGACTCGGAGCTCCGCGTCGACCAGGACCTCTGAC
This DNA window, taken from Halosimplex litoreum, encodes the following:
- a CDS encoding sulfatase gives rise to the protein MATQPNVVVVVADTTRIDDAYDSQVAPTLAELATSGTRATRAVSAAPWTLPSHASLLTGAPPSEHGAHADHERLDDRLPVLPEPFRAAGYETVCVSNNTWLSAESGFDRGFEEFRQMWQLVQSDNALSELVDETAESRARLVARKLFDGNPLVNAANTLYRRFVRERSDDGAERSTSWIADWLADRSREDPFFLLVNYLEPHLEYRPPRETTERHLPEGATYEEAMAVPQEPWQFMAGDLDLSERDLALLRALYRGEITYFDEQLAALRAALQAAGEWEDTLVVVTADHGENVGDHGMMDHQYCLYDTLVRVPLVLHGGAFTGGSDLDDLVSLLDLAPTLLDAAGIEAPAARERFHGTSFHPDAGSPAREFVVSEYAAPQPSMAALERNLSRVPEHLRTYDRSLRAIRTDDHKLVRGSDGSERLYDLATDPGETTDVSERRPDRVAELADALDEWLDSVDAAGERESVSIGAERKARLEQLGYLQ